Proteins from a single region of Serinus canaria isolate serCan28SL12 chromosome 28, serCan2020, whole genome shotgun sequence:
- the LOC103821913 gene encoding tyrosine-protein kinase ZAP-70 isoform X1, whose translation MPDAAAHLPFYYGSIARSEAEEHLKLGGMADGLFLLRQCLRSLGGYVLSMVCDLQFYHYPIERQLNGTYAILGGKAHCGPEELCEFYSKDADGLCCPLRKPCNRPSGVEPQPGVFDSMRDNMVREYVRQTWKLEGDALEQAIISQAPQVEKLVATTAHERMPWYHGNISREEAERRLYSGAQPDGKFLLREKKENRAYALSLVYGKTVYHYRVEHDKSGKYSIPEGTKFDTLWQLVEYLKLKPDGLIFYLREACPNPNMPASAAPVPPTHPSVSRNLGPLNADGYTPDPVGAGKSRLLPMDTSVYESPYSDPEELKDKKLFLKRDHLMIDEVELGAGNFGCVKKGVYKMRKKQIDVAIKVLKSNNEKTVKDEMMKEAQIMHQLDNPYIVRMIGVCEAESLMLVMEMASGGPLNRFLASKKDEITTSNIVELMHQVSMGMKYLEEKNFVHRDLAARNVLLVNQHYAKISDFGLSKALGADDSYYKARTAGKWPLKWYAPECILFHKFSSKSDVWSYGVTMWEAFSFGQKPYKKMKGPEVISFIEQGKRMDCPQECPAEMYSLMQQCWTYRWEERPGFVAVENTIRSYYYSIAAKPENGPDTGDRPKAALP comes from the exons ATGCCGGACGCGGCCGCCCACCTGCCCTTCTACTACGGCAGCATCGCGCGCTCGGAGGCCGAGGAGCACCTGAAGCTGGGCGGGATGGCGGACGGGCTGTTCCTGCTGCGGCAGTGCCTGCGCAGCCTGGGCGGCTACGTGCTCTCCATGGTGTGCGACCTGCAGTTCTACCACTACCCCATCGAGCGCCAGCTCAACGGCACCTACGCCATCCTGGGGGGCAAGGCGCACTGCGGCCCCGAGGAGCTCTGCGAGTTCTACTCCAAGGACGCCGACGGGCTCTGCTGCCCCCTGCGCAAGCCCTGCAACCGCCCCAGCGGCGTGGAGCCCCAGCCCGGCGTCTTCGACAGCATGAGGGACAACATGGTGCGGGAATACGTGCGGCAGACCTGGAAACTGGAG gGAGATGCCCTGGAACAGGCCATCATCAGCCAGGCTCCCCAGGTGGAGAAGCTGGTGGCCACCACAGCCCACGAGAGGATGCCCTGGTACCACGGCAACATCAGCAGGGAGGAGGCGGAGCGGAGACTCTACTCGGGGGCACAGCCTGATGGGAAATTCCT GCTGCGAGAGAAGAAGGAGAACCGCGCCTACGCCCTGTCCCTCGTCTATGGCAAGACCGTGTACCACTACCGGGTGGAGCACGATAAATCCGGGAAATATTCCATTCCTGAGGGCACCAAATTCGACACACTCTGGCAG TTGGTGGAGTACCTAAAACTCAAACCAGACGGGCTGATTTTCTACCTGAGGGAAGCCTGCCCCAACCCCAACATGCCAG cctctgcagcaccagttccacccacccacccctcCGTGAGC agaaacCTGGGCCCTCTCAATGCAGATGGATACACCCCAGACCCTGTTG gggcaggaaaaTCCCGGCTGCTGCCCATGGACACCAGCGTCTACGAGAGCCCCTACAGCGACCCCGAGGAGCTGAAGGACAAGAAGCTGTTCCTGAAGAGGGACCACCTGATGATTGATGAGGTGGAGCTGGGCGCAGGAAACTTTGGCTGTGTCAAGAAGGGAGTGTACAAAATGAGGAA GAAGCAGATTGACGTGGCCATCAAGGTGCTGAAGAGCAACAACGAGAAGACAGTGAAGGATGAGATGATGAAGGAAGCACAGATCATGCACCAGCTGGACAACCCCTACATTGTGAGAATGATTGGGGTGTGCGAGGCCGAGTCGCTGATGCTCGTGATGGAAATGGCTTCTGGAGGGCCCCTCAACAGGTTCTTGGCTTCCAAGAA GGATGAGATTACAACGAGCAACATCGTGGAGCTGATGCACCAGGTGTCCATGGGGATGAAGTACCTGGAGGAGAAGAACTTTGTCCACAGGGACCTGGCAGCCAGGAATGTCCTGCTGGTCAACCAGCACTACGCCAAGATCAGTGACTTTGGGCTCTCCAAGGCTCTGGGAGCTGATGACAGCTACTACAAG gccaggacagcagggaagtgGCCCTTGAAGTGGTACGCCCCCGAGTGCATCCTCTTCCACAAGTTCTCCAGCAAGAGTGACGTCTGGAGCTATGGTGTGACCATGTGGGAGGCCTTCAGCTTTGGGCAGAAACCCTACAAG AAAATGAAGGGCCCTGAGGTGATCAGCTTCATAGAGCAGGGCAAGCGCATGGACTGTCCCCAGGAGTGCCCAGCAGAGATGTACTCCCtgatgcagcagtgctggacaTACAG ATGGGAAGAACGTCCAGGGTTTGTGGCTGTGGAAAACACCATCCGCTCCTACTACTACAGCATTGCTGCCAAGCCCGAAAACGGGCCAGACACAGGGGACAGGCCCAAGGCAGCTCTTCCTTGA
- the LOC103821913 gene encoding tyrosine-protein kinase ZAP-70 isoform X2 — protein sequence MPDAAAHLPFYYGSIARSEAEEHLKLGGMADGLFLLRQCLRSLGGYVLSMVCDLQFYHYPIERQLNGTYAILGGKAHCGPEELCEFYSKDADGLCCPLRKPCNRPSGVEPQPGVFDSMRDNMVREYVRQTWKLEGDALEQAIISQAPQVEKLVATTAHERMPWYHGNISREEAERRLYSGAQPDGKFLLREKKENRAYALSLVYGKTVYHYRVEHDKSGKYSIPEGTKFDTLWQLVEYLKLKPDGLIFYLREACPNPNMPASAAPVPPTHPSVSRNLGPLNADGYTPDPVGKSRLLPMDTSVYESPYSDPEELKDKKLFLKRDHLMIDEVELGAGNFGCVKKGVYKMRKKQIDVAIKVLKSNNEKTVKDEMMKEAQIMHQLDNPYIVRMIGVCEAESLMLVMEMASGGPLNRFLASKKDEITTSNIVELMHQVSMGMKYLEEKNFVHRDLAARNVLLVNQHYAKISDFGLSKALGADDSYYKARTAGKWPLKWYAPECILFHKFSSKSDVWSYGVTMWEAFSFGQKPYKKMKGPEVISFIEQGKRMDCPQECPAEMYSLMQQCWTYRWEERPGFVAVENTIRSYYYSIAAKPENGPDTGDRPKAALP from the exons ATGCCGGACGCGGCCGCCCACCTGCCCTTCTACTACGGCAGCATCGCGCGCTCGGAGGCCGAGGAGCACCTGAAGCTGGGCGGGATGGCGGACGGGCTGTTCCTGCTGCGGCAGTGCCTGCGCAGCCTGGGCGGCTACGTGCTCTCCATGGTGTGCGACCTGCAGTTCTACCACTACCCCATCGAGCGCCAGCTCAACGGCACCTACGCCATCCTGGGGGGCAAGGCGCACTGCGGCCCCGAGGAGCTCTGCGAGTTCTACTCCAAGGACGCCGACGGGCTCTGCTGCCCCCTGCGCAAGCCCTGCAACCGCCCCAGCGGCGTGGAGCCCCAGCCCGGCGTCTTCGACAGCATGAGGGACAACATGGTGCGGGAATACGTGCGGCAGACCTGGAAACTGGAG gGAGATGCCCTGGAACAGGCCATCATCAGCCAGGCTCCCCAGGTGGAGAAGCTGGTGGCCACCACAGCCCACGAGAGGATGCCCTGGTACCACGGCAACATCAGCAGGGAGGAGGCGGAGCGGAGACTCTACTCGGGGGCACAGCCTGATGGGAAATTCCT GCTGCGAGAGAAGAAGGAGAACCGCGCCTACGCCCTGTCCCTCGTCTATGGCAAGACCGTGTACCACTACCGGGTGGAGCACGATAAATCCGGGAAATATTCCATTCCTGAGGGCACCAAATTCGACACACTCTGGCAG TTGGTGGAGTACCTAAAACTCAAACCAGACGGGCTGATTTTCTACCTGAGGGAAGCCTGCCCCAACCCCAACATGCCAG cctctgcagcaccagttccacccacccacccctcCGTGAGC agaaacCTGGGCCCTCTCAATGCAGATGGATACACCCCAGACCCTGTTG gaaaaTCCCGGCTGCTGCCCATGGACACCAGCGTCTACGAGAGCCCCTACAGCGACCCCGAGGAGCTGAAGGACAAGAAGCTGTTCCTGAAGAGGGACCACCTGATGATTGATGAGGTGGAGCTGGGCGCAGGAAACTTTGGCTGTGTCAAGAAGGGAGTGTACAAAATGAGGAA GAAGCAGATTGACGTGGCCATCAAGGTGCTGAAGAGCAACAACGAGAAGACAGTGAAGGATGAGATGATGAAGGAAGCACAGATCATGCACCAGCTGGACAACCCCTACATTGTGAGAATGATTGGGGTGTGCGAGGCCGAGTCGCTGATGCTCGTGATGGAAATGGCTTCTGGAGGGCCCCTCAACAGGTTCTTGGCTTCCAAGAA GGATGAGATTACAACGAGCAACATCGTGGAGCTGATGCACCAGGTGTCCATGGGGATGAAGTACCTGGAGGAGAAGAACTTTGTCCACAGGGACCTGGCAGCCAGGAATGTCCTGCTGGTCAACCAGCACTACGCCAAGATCAGTGACTTTGGGCTCTCCAAGGCTCTGGGAGCTGATGACAGCTACTACAAG gccaggacagcagggaagtgGCCCTTGAAGTGGTACGCCCCCGAGTGCATCCTCTTCCACAAGTTCTCCAGCAAGAGTGACGTCTGGAGCTATGGTGTGACCATGTGGGAGGCCTTCAGCTTTGGGCAGAAACCCTACAAG AAAATGAAGGGCCCTGAGGTGATCAGCTTCATAGAGCAGGGCAAGCGCATGGACTGTCCCCAGGAGTGCCCAGCAGAGATGTACTCCCtgatgcagcagtgctggacaTACAG ATGGGAAGAACGTCCAGGGTTTGTGGCTGTGGAAAACACCATCCGCTCCTACTACTACAGCATTGCTGCCAAGCCCGAAAACGGGCCAGACACAGGGGACAGGCCCAAGGCAGCTCTTCCTTGA